A stretch of DNA from Gimesia chilikensis:
TATCTGGATCAATCGCCAGGTGCCCGACACCGCGAAGGAGAGCCTGGTTTCCAAAGTTCCGATTTACGGCGATATCTCCTTCACCAACCGTGAAGGGGCTCCTGCTGCCTCCGGGATCAATGTGGGTGACATCTGGATGTACCGCAGCTACATCGAAGGTGCCACCAAGGCCCGGGCGATCTACAAATTCGAAGGGGTCGACGAAAGCGACGCCATTGATGACAAGCTGAATTTGCAGGCCTCGTTCGAAGCGTTCCGAACCCACAAAGGGGATATGGAAAAAGGTGGGATTCTGTACGAGCTGACTTTCGTCAATGAAGACAAAGGTCTCCGCGTCGATACATCCCCGATGATCAACAAGGAATACACCGAGAACCGGTTGCAGATCGACCGTAAACTCTCACAGAAAAAGAATGAAGGCGAAGCCGACCAGGAAGTCGTGACATACGATATTTTCGACGATCTGGTCGATAAAGACGGCAACCTGACCGTCGAAGTCGCCTGTCTGGAAGCAGGACAGTTGCTGGGGATGGCCCGTCCCGACCTCTTCATTCGTACTCCCGACCGTTCGTTCATGGTCGGTTACTCTAAAGCGATTCTGGGCATCTGGTTGCCGATGGTGCTGGTGATCATGCTGGGCGTGACCGTCAGCTGTTTCGTCAAAGGTCCGGTTGCCATCCTGACGACCTTCACCGTCGTGATGGTCGGATTCATGTCCAAAGAGTACATGAATGAAATTCTGAGCGGCAAAATGCAGGCCTCCGGTGCAATTGAAGCCTGGTATCGTCTGTTAACTCACATGAATTCTCAAACGGAACTGCCTAATGGTCCCGTAAAAGGTATAATCGTCGTCGTTGATGGTGGCATCCGGAACTTCCTCTGGCTCTGCCAGCAGATCATCCCGAACTTTGGCATCTTCTCGAACATGCGGGAATATGTCATCAAAGGGTTTGACGTCTCCTGGAGTGCAGCTCTGCTGCCGGGACTGTTGACGACAGCGGCCTATATTCTTCCCTGCTTATTGATTTCATTCTATAGTTTGAAGCTCCGCGAACTGGAGGCGAAATGAACAAACTCTCTTCCAAACATCGAAAACTGGCTTATGTCATCGCGATTATCATTCTGCTGATACCGGTGATCTGGCTGGGTATGCCTTCCACCGGTGAAGAAGGATCCGGAGGCGAACTGGCCCAGTTACGGGTGCAGTATGAACTCGGGGAAAGTACCCTGGGTGACGTCGATCCTTCCAGCGCGTCCATGAACTTCGTTCTGCTCGGTCTGCGGGGCATCGCCACCAACCTGCTCTGGATGGATGCTAAAGACTACCAGGAACGGAAAGAATGGGCCAAGCTGCGTTCCACCGTCGATTCGATCATTCTGCTCCAGCCGCACTACATGAAGGTCTGGGACTTCCAAGGGTGGAACCTGGCCTACAACGTTTCTGCAGAGTGGGACGCCGTCGAGGATCGTTACTTCTGGGTTAAGGAAGGAATCAAGTTCCTCAATGAAGGGGTTGCCCGCAACGAACGCTTCCCCGAACTCGACTGGAAAATCGGTAACCTGCACGGCCAGAAAGTGGGTCGTTCCGATGAATGGAAACAGTTCCGTCGCTTCTACAAGGTCGACCCGAATACCGAACGGTATGATGGCGGCCCCGATCCGGAAATCAATCCCGAGCGTCTGGATAACTACCAGGTTGCCAAGGAGAAATACCTGATTGCCAACGAGAAAGAACTCAAGCACAAACAGCACCTGCAGATGCGGATGCTCTTCCGGGCTGCTCCCTGGCACGCCCAGTTCGACTATGCCAACGCCATGCAGCGTGAAGGTAAGTTCGGTAAAGAACGGACCGATGCCTGGGCACAGGGCTTCAAAGAGTGGACTACCATCTTCGGTCGTGAAGAGTTCATGACTCCCAAGGGAGCCGTGGTACTCGAATGGACCGACGACGATATCAAGAACCTGGCCAAACGGGACAACGTCAGTGAGTCAGACAAGAAGCACTGGACCGACCGTTACCAGAGTACTGCCAACTACCGTTTCTGGCGAACACGAGCCTTGTCAGAATCTGAGCAGCAGACCATTGATGCTCACAAAGCGATCTACGACGGTGAAGTAGCATTCACCGAAGGTAAGTTCGACAAGGCACAGGCTGAACTCGAAAAAGGGATGTCCCTCTATGCTTCCGTCCTGAATAAGTACCCGAGTCTGATGGCCGAAGACCTGGCGATTGAAGAAGGTCTGAAAGCAGTCCTGCTCTGGCGTGACATTCATGACCTGAAAGGGATCCCTGCCCCAGAGAGCTTCCCGCTGAAGCCACTCTGGATCAAAGAACAGGGACGTGTCCCCGGTCTGCAGGAAGACCTGCGACGCGACCTGGGTATCCAGTAAGTCATCTGGAACTCAGCTGAAAACAGAAAGAGCCATCCGCGTTCACGGATGGCTCTTTTTTTATGCCGTTTTCATTCCTGCATTGTCAGCAGAGGGAACTCTAGTCTGCCTGCTGCTGAAAGCGTGTCTGGACCTCTTCCGCACTTAAAGCACGCTTAAAGAGCTGCACGTCTTTCATTTTTCCATGGTAATAATCATGGGCTCCGAAGCCGATCTTCAAAGGCTCTGAGTTGGACAAATCATATTCCGCGGGATCGAAGCTGGTCGACGACGCGACCAGGGCACCGTCCACATACAGCTTGAGTTGTGACTTCTCTTTGACGGCTACGATCTGACGCCAGCCTGGCTTCAAAGCGGTATCGTAGGTGGCACTCTTACCTGCTTCGATGGACTTCACCCGCCCGGCTGGTAGCGTACCAGCAAAGAGGCGTCCCTGATAGACGGCCATCGACCAGACACGGCGATAGCGGACATCAGGCGTCAGATCGATTTGCCCGAGGTTCTTCCAGTCGACACCGCCGTCATAACGATAGACCTCGGCCAGGGGAAGCGATCCGGAGTACATGGCACCGTTGTAAACAACCAGCGGCATGCTCTCCTTTTCCTCGCCCAGTCGTCCCGCCAGTTCCCAGCGTTTCTCGCCTGCATAACGATAGACTTCCGCATGCGGCCATTCGCTGACATACAGGTTCCCCTCGTAGACAGCAAAGCCGTAAGTCTGCGTGGCTTCTCCCACCTGTCCGGCATGCGTCCATTTCTTGCCGTCATAACGGTAGACGGCACCTTCATCATAGCCGGTCGCAAACAGGTCGCCGTTATAGATGGCCATCGATTCCACCCGCTTTCCGTCAGGCACATCACAGGCGGTCCAGGTAGTTCCCCCATCGTAGCGGTAGAAGGCAGCGGGGGCGTACATGGAGGAGGCATACAGCTTCCCTTTGTAAACCACCATCCCATTAATCGCTTCGACGCCGGACAGATTTCCACAGTGCTTCCACGTTCCGTCCCCGAGATACCGGTAGACGTTGCCCCCCATGTTCGGGTTTTCGGACTCTGCCAGCGAGGAACCTTTCAGCCGGTACTTTCCCGTTCCTGCATACAGGTGCCCCTGATAGACCGCCAGCGACGAGACGGAGTTACACTTGTCTGGCGTTCCACAGTCGATCCATTTTTTACCGTCCTCGTACTGATAAACGTGTCCGGCGGCTTTTGCACCGGGCACACAGGTTCCTGCATAGAGTTTGCCATCGTGCACGGCCATGCTGTAAATCAGAATGGCATTGCCCAGTTGCCCGTGATCGGTCCATTGAGAATCCACTTTGCCGTTATCGATGCCGAACTGCAGATGATGCCAGTTCGACTGGCTGCTGGTCACGCCGGCATTATTTTTGATGCTCAGCTGGAAACCCCGCCGTGATTTACGATCGTATTTACTGCACAGGGTACCGATGACGTCTCCCAGGTCGGCACTTGTATTCACGGTCAGTGCCAGCGAAAAGTTGCCCGTTCCTAAGGAGAGCGATTTTGAATCGGGAACTTCCAGATACGCGGTACCACCATCAAAGACGGCCGGCTGACCCGCTTTCAATTTCACGCCATGATTGACACCGTGATTCTGGAACGAACTCTGATCCCGGGCATCTCCCTTGAGCCGCCAGTTTCCAATCAACGCGTCTTCCGCATGCACATCGAGCGGCACATCACAGCTCAACACACTGAGTAACAGTAACGACCAATACCACTTCGCTCGCATCATCAGTCACTTCCCTTCTT
This window harbors:
- a CDS encoding ABC transporter permease gives rise to the protein MSFDPIPFNWLEALKHFAFVFGSSMVIALIVCLVVGIITRGTKGFVDVFRGVLDFFVQIIHISPRRIWSLSVLTIRESLRQKILFVFIIFAVLFMFAGWFLAGAADRPDLQVQSYIDFVLKAISWLVIPIMLLLACWSLPEDIRLRTIHTVVTKPVYRIEIVMGRMLGFTVLGTAILLVMGGVGYIWINRQVPDTAKESLVSKVPIYGDISFTNREGAPAASGINVGDIWMYRSYIEGATKARAIYKFEGVDESDAIDDKLNLQASFEAFRTHKGDMEKGGILYELTFVNEDKGLRVDTSPMINKEYTENRLQIDRKLSQKKNEGEADQEVVTYDIFDDLVDKDGNLTVEVACLEAGQLLGMARPDLFIRTPDRSFMVGYSKAILGIWLPMVLVIMLGVTVSCFVKGPVAILTTFTVVMVGFMSKEYMNEILSGKMQASGAIEAWYRLLTHMNSQTELPNGPVKGIIVVVDGGIRNFLWLCQQIIPNFGIFSNMREYVIKGFDVSWSAALLPGLLTTAAYILPCLLISFYSLKLRELEAK
- a CDS encoding LamG-like jellyroll fold domain-containing protein, whose translation is MMRAKWYWSLLLLSVLSCDVPLDVHAEDALIGNWRLKGDARDQSSFQNHGVNHGVKLKAGQPAVFDGGTAYLEVPDSKSLSLGTGNFSLALTVNTSADLGDVIGTLCSKYDRKSRRGFQLSIKNNAGVTSSQSNWHHLQFGIDNGKVDSQWTDHGQLGNAILIYSMAVHDGKLYAGTCVPGAKAAGHVYQYEDGKKWIDCGTPDKCNSVSSLAVYQGHLYAGTGKYRLKGSSLAESENPNMGGNVYRYLGDGTWKHCGNLSGVEAINGMVVYKGKLYASSMYAPAAFYRYDGGTTWTACDVPDGKRVESMAIYNGDLFATGYDEGAVYRYDGKKWTHAGQVGEATQTYGFAVYEGNLYVSEWPHAEVYRYAGEKRWELAGRLGEEKESMPLVVYNGAMYSGSLPLAEVYRYDGGVDWKNLGQIDLTPDVRYRRVWSMAVYQGRLFAGTLPAGRVKSIEAGKSATYDTALKPGWRQIVAVKEKSQLKLYVDGALVASSTSFDPAEYDLSNSEPLKIGFGAHDYYHGKMKDVQLFKRALSAEEVQTRFQQQAD